The following proteins are co-located in the Alphaproteobacteria bacterium genome:
- a CDS encoding indolepyruvate ferredoxin oxidoreductase family protein has product MLAPISLDDKYHRLDGRISITGSQALLRAAMLQRRRDQAVGLRTEGFISGYRGSPMHNLDKELWAANRLLPGAGIQFWPAINEDLAATAIWGTQQVGAFGDATCDGVFSMWYGKGPGLDRSVDAIRHAHLAGSAVHGGVLVVVGDDHPLSSTDATAAHETLFADMLMPVLYPANVQEIIDHALLGWAMSRYSGGWVGFKLIPDTVDAAATIDGDAARPAILLPDDDVLPPDGLNLRVPDSWMLQEPRLRAHKLDAALAFARVNGLNRVTLKSRKPRYGIIATGKAWTDVRQALFELGLGDDEAAALGITVLKLGMPYPANAEDLQDFAGGLEEVLVVEEKHRLVEGQLKDALYALPDAERPRVVGRDDESGAPLLPAFPEYTPEDVTRALARRIAPFHTTERITARLAFLDARAEAAVHRKRLSLMRRPYFCSGCPHNTSTRIPEGSRAHGGVGCHYMATYMDRGNMTHCHMGGEGLTWVGQAPFVKTEHVFQNLGDGTYYHSGYLAIRACVAAGVNITFKILFNDAVAMTGGQPVDGPLTVVGIARQVAAEGVSRVVVVSDEPDKYPIGTEFPADMRIEHRRSLDKVQRNLREIGGVSVLIYDQTCAAEKRRRRKRGRIGDPSRRVFINARVCEGCGDCNVKSNCMSVLPANTPFGRKRRIDQSACNKDYSCAEGFCPSFVSIIGGRPRRAATGVEPPSHLVDLPESTLTPLATDRPFNLLVAGVGGTGVVTIGAILTMGAHIEGKAFSTVDQFGMAQKGGAVTSHIRIAETADAICAVRLNAGAADLVLGCDSLVTGDELALSVMAPGKTHVLVNTHEQITGDFTRNPDLTFPTESLAKRIAVAAGNKVVFHNVSRLATRLLGDSIGSNLMLLGVACQMGLLPVGAQAIEAAIEMNGVAVQMNRDAFVWGRRLALDPEAVTALVEDEPEASPDWHAELTAYQDAELADRHAALVEKVRAAETQKAPGQSGLADTVARNAYALMAYKDEYEVARLHSDPAFLARLYETFEGDTRLAFHLAPPLLTSRDPDTRRPRKMTFGSWVLPIFRILARLKGLRGTAFDPFGYTAERRRERVAIGRYETTVQTLLDGLTPDSHALAVEIASLPSEIRGYGHVKEEARTEAQAREAELLGAYRDPGKRAVAAE; this is encoded by the coding sequence ATGCTCGCACCGATCTCGCTTGACGATAAATACCACCGCCTCGACGGCCGCATTTCGATCACTGGCAGTCAGGCGCTGCTGCGCGCCGCTATGCTGCAGCGCCGACGGGATCAGGCGGTGGGTCTACGCACGGAAGGCTTCATTTCCGGCTATCGCGGCTCGCCCATGCACAATCTGGACAAGGAGCTGTGGGCCGCCAACCGACTGCTGCCGGGGGCCGGCATCCAGTTCTGGCCCGCGATCAACGAGGATCTGGCGGCGACTGCGATTTGGGGCACGCAACAGGTTGGCGCTTTCGGCGATGCCACCTGCGACGGGGTCTTTTCCATGTGGTACGGCAAGGGGCCGGGGTTGGACCGCAGCGTTGATGCCATCCGCCACGCTCACCTTGCCGGCAGCGCTGTCCACGGCGGCGTTCTGGTGGTTGTTGGCGACGATCACCCGCTATCGTCCACCGATGCCACCGCGGCACACGAAACGCTGTTCGCCGATATGCTCATGCCGGTGCTTTATCCCGCCAACGTGCAGGAGATCATAGATCACGCTTTGTTGGGCTGGGCCATGTCGCGTTATTCGGGCGGCTGGGTCGGCTTCAAGCTGATCCCCGACACGGTGGATGCAGCGGCGACGATTGACGGCGATGCGGCACGTCCGGCGATTTTGCTGCCGGATGACGACGTTCTACCGCCGGACGGTCTAAACCTGCGCGTCCCCGACAGCTGGATGCTGCAGGAGCCACGCCTGCGGGCGCACAAGCTCGATGCTGCGCTCGCCTTTGCGCGTGTCAACGGACTCAACCGCGTGACGCTGAAGAGCCGCAAGCCTCGCTACGGCATCATCGCCACCGGCAAGGCCTGGACCGATGTGCGCCAGGCGCTGTTTGAACTTGGCCTTGGTGATGACGAGGCGGCGGCGCTCGGCATAACCGTGCTCAAGCTCGGCATGCCCTATCCCGCGAATGCCGAGGACTTGCAGGACTTCGCTGGCGGCCTCGAGGAAGTGCTGGTGGTGGAGGAAAAACACCGCCTAGTCGAGGGTCAACTCAAAGACGCGCTCTACGCGCTTCCGGACGCCGAGCGTCCGCGCGTGGTGGGCCGCGACGATGAGAGCGGTGCGCCGCTGCTGCCGGCTTTTCCAGAATACACTCCGGAAGATGTCACGCGGGCGCTGGCGCGGCGCATCGCACCTTTTCATACTACTGAGCGCATAACCGCGCGGCTCGCCTTTCTAGACGCCCGCGCCGAGGCCGCGGTGCACCGCAAGCGCTTATCACTGATGCGCCGGCCTTATTTCTGCTCCGGCTGTCCGCACAATACCTCGACGCGCATTCCCGAGGGCAGCCGTGCTCATGGCGGGGTGGGATGCCATTACATGGCAACCTACATGGACCGCGGCAACATGACCCATTGCCATATGGGCGGCGAAGGCCTGACCTGGGTTGGCCAGGCGCCATTCGTAAAGACCGAGCACGTCTTTCAGAACCTTGGCGATGGCACGTATTACCATTCGGGTTATCTAGCCATCCGCGCCTGCGTTGCGGCCGGGGTCAATATCACCTTCAAGATCCTTTTCAACGATGCTGTCGCCATGACCGGCGGGCAACCCGTAGACGGACCGCTTACGGTTGTCGGCATCGCCCGCCAGGTGGCGGCGGAAGGGGTCTCGCGCGTTGTTGTGGTCAGCGACGAGCCGGACAAATATCCCATCGGCACGGAATTTCCCGCCGACATGCGCATCGAGCACCGCCGTTCCCTGGACAAGGTGCAGCGCAACTTACGCGAGATCGGCGGCGTCAGCGTGCTGATTTACGACCAGACCTGTGCCGCCGAGAAGCGGCGTCGGCGCAAGCGCGGACGCATCGGCGACCCGTCGCGGCGGGTCTTCATCAACGCGCGCGTCTGCGAGGGTTGCGGCGACTGCAACGTCAAGTCCAACTGCATGTCCGTGTTGCCCGCGAACACGCCGTTTGGGCGCAAGCGGCGCATCGACCAGTCGGCCTGCAACAAGGACTATTCCTGTGCCGAGGGCTTCTGCCCGAGTTTCGTCAGTATCATTGGTGGGAGGCCGCGCCGCGCCGCGACGGGTGTCGAGCCACCGTCGCATCTGGTCGATCTGCCGGAGTCGACATTGACACCGCTCGCCACTGACCGGCCCTTCAACTTGCTCGTCGCCGGTGTTGGTGGCACGGGCGTAGTCACCATCGGTGCCATCCTCACTATGGGTGCGCATATCGAGGGCAAGGCGTTTTCCACAGTCGACCAGTTTGGTATGGCTCAGAAGGGCGGTGCCGTGACCAGCCATATCCGAATCGCCGAGACTGCGGACGCCATCTGTGCCGTGCGTCTTAATGCGGGCGCGGCAGATCTGGTGCTCGGCTGCGACAGCCTGGTGACCGGTGACGAGCTGGCGCTTTCGGTAATGGCACCCGGTAAGACTCATGTGCTGGTCAACACCCACGAGCAGATCACCGGCGATTTTACGCGCAACCCAGACCTGACCTTTCCGACCGAGAGCCTTGCCAAGCGTATTGCCGTGGCGGCGGGGAATAAAGTGGTTTTCCACAACGTGTCGAGGTTGGCCACGCGACTTCTGGGAGATTCGATAGGTAGCAACCTTATGCTACTTGGCGTGGCTTGCCAGATGGGGCTGCTTCCGGTCGGAGCGCAGGCCATCGAGGCGGCGATCGAAATGAACGGGGTCGCTGTGCAGATGAACCGCGATGCCTTTGTCTGGGGCCGCCGACTGGCGCTTGACCCGGAGGCGGTGACCGCGCTGGTCGAGGACGAGCCGGAGGCGTCGCCGGACTGGCACGCAGAGCTAACGGCTTACCAGGATGCAGAGCTCGCCGATCGCCATGCCGCATTGGTCGAGAAGGTGCGCGCGGCGGAAACGCAAAAGGCCCCGGGCCAAAGCGGTCTTGCCGATACGGTTGCCCGTAACGCCTACGCGCTGATGGCCTATAAGGACGAATATGAGGTCGCGCGTCTGCATAGTGACCCCGCTTTTCTCGCGCGTCTGTACGAGACATTCGAAGGTGATACCAGACTCGCTTTCCACCTTGCTCCGCCGCTGCTCACTAGCCGCGATCCGGATACCCGCCGTCCACGCAAAATGACCTTCGGTTCCTGGGTGCTGCCCATCTTCCGTATTCTTGCCAGGCTAAAGGGTCTGCGCGGCACCGCATTCGACCCGTTCGGCTACACGGCAGAGCGCCGCCGCGAGCGCGTTGCCATCGGCCGTTACGAGACAACAGTGCAAACCCTGCTCGACGGTCTGACCCCCGACAGCCACGCGCTTGCGGTGGAGATCGCCTCGCTGCCGAGCGAGATCCGCGGCTATGGCCACGTGAAGGAAGAGGCTCGCACAGAGGCGCAGGCCCGTGAGGCGGAGCTATTGGGTGCCTATCGTGATCCGGGCAAGCGCGCCGTGGCGGCTGAGTAG
- the folD gene encoding bifunctional methylenetetrahydrofolate dehydrogenase/methenyltetrahydrofolate cyclohydrolase FolD: MTNAKIIDGKGFADSLRARIGHQVSSLRESVGLVPGLAVVLVGEDPASQIYVRNKGKATSAAGMTSIERHLPANASQEAVLAEVAALAANQAVHGILVQLPLPDHIDATMVLDAVPPEKDVDGFHPVNAGRLFAGREALVPCTPQGSIMLLEDTLGSLSGADALIIGRSNIVGKPMAMLLLAASCTVTMAHSRTRDLAEACRRADIVIAAVGRPEMVRGDWLKPRCTVIDVGINRIPAEDGKSRLVGDVCFEEAARVAGAITPVPGGVGPMTIACLLRNTLLAACTQAEVAVPAEA; this comes from the coding sequence ATGACAAACGCAAAAATCATTGACGGAAAGGGATTTGCGGACAGCTTGCGGGCGCGCATCGGACACCAAGTTTCCAGTTTGCGGGAAAGTGTTGGCTTGGTGCCTGGCTTGGCCGTGGTGCTAGTGGGCGAAGACCCAGCAAGCCAGATCTATGTGCGCAACAAGGGCAAGGCGACCTCGGCCGCCGGCATGACCAGCATCGAGCGGCACCTACCGGCGAATGCGAGTCAGGAAGCGGTGTTGGCGGAGGTCGCGGCGTTGGCGGCAAACCAAGCGGTCCACGGCATTCTCGTGCAACTGCCTTTACCCGACCACATCGATGCCACCATGGTGCTTGATGCAGTGCCGCCAGAGAAGGACGTCGACGGCTTTCACCCGGTCAATGCGGGCCGGCTATTCGCCGGGCGCGAGGCCCTAGTACCATGCACACCACAAGGCTCGATAATGCTTCTGGAAGATACGCTCGGCTCCCTCTCGGGCGCCGACGCGCTGATTATCGGGCGCTCGAATATCGTCGGCAAGCCCATGGCCATGCTCTTGCTGGCGGCAAGCTGCACTGTGACCATGGCACACTCGCGCACGCGCGATCTCGCTGAAGCCTGCCGCCGCGCGGACATCGTCATTGCCGCTGTCGGCCGGCCCGAGATGGTGCGCGGCGATTGGCTCAAGCCCCGCTGCACGGTGATTGACGTCGGCATCAACCGCATCCCAGCGGAAGACGGCAAGAGTCGTCTCGTCGGCGATGTCTGCTTCGAGGAAGCCGCTCGGGTGGCGGGTGCCATCACGCCGGTGCCTGGCGGCGTGGGTCCCATGACCATAGCCTGCTTGCTGCGCAACACCCTGCTTGCCGCCTGCACCCAGGCAGAAGTGGCGGTGCCCGCGGAAGCGTAA
- a CDS encoding N-formylglutamate amidohydrolase — protein MRAPESSAYEVVHPGGRPDVLLFCDHASNRIPDEFAGLGLTPSLLADHIAFDIGAADLTGVLSDRLDAPAVLSRFSRLLIDPNRALDHPQSIPALSDGIRVPGNQKISAAEVARRVATYYEPYHAAIDARIADAKQSCRPVLIAIHSFTPDMEGFTRPWHVAVLHDHDVRLANRVLNEFTRYAELVVGDNEPYTGYSDLTFTVPHHAGRNDLLSVVFEVRQDLLETATAIDNWAAVLDDVLADPLAEIGVGKALQQP, from the coding sequence ATGCGTGCGCCCGAGTCTTCAGCCTATGAGGTCGTGCACCCCGGGGGACGGCCCGATGTGCTGCTGTTCTGCGACCATGCCAGCAACCGCATTCCCGACGAGTTCGCCGGACTTGGCCTGACGCCGTCACTACTTGCCGACCACATCGCCTTCGATATCGGCGCTGCCGATCTGACCGGCGTACTGTCCGACCGCCTTGACGCTCCGGCGGTACTGTCGCGCTTCTCACGCCTCCTGATTGATCCCAACCGCGCCCTCGACCATCCTCAATCTATCCCGGCGCTTAGCGACGGTATCCGCGTGCCGGGCAACCAAAAAATTAGTGCGGCGGAGGTGGCGCGGCGCGTCGCCACCTATTACGAGCCTTATCACGCGGCGATCGACGCACGCATCGCCGATGCCAAGCAAAGCTGCCGGCCGGTGCTGATCGCCATCCACAGCTTCACGCCCGATATGGAAGGCTTCACCAGGCCCTGGCACGTCGCCGTCCTGCACGACCATGACGTGCGCTTGGCCAACCGGGTGCTCAATGAGTTCACGCGCTACGCGGAACTCGTGGTTGGCGACAACGAGCCCTATACCGGTTACAGCGACCTCACTTTCACCGTGCCACACCATGCCGGCCGCAACGATCTCTTAAGCGTGGTTTTCGAGGTGCGTCAGGATCTGCTCGAGACCGCCACCGCCATCGACAACTGGGCCGCGGTGCTCGACGATGTACTGGCCGACCCGCTGGCCGAGATCGGCGTGGGCAAGGCGCTGCAGCAGCCGTAG
- a CDS encoding DMT family transporter gives MSTVRRCYNAAMSLRLAVVLLFAGTFAIAFSPTFVRLSEIGPVATAVYRVALALPVLFLLVAMGGKDGRARPETRGDWLGVILAGLFFAGDLAFWHWSIANTSVANASLFATSTPIFVTLAAWLLLGERISRRFLIGLALGIAGGLLLAGSSVQTNPAHLFGDLMGLVTAMFFSAYLITIKRLRERLSAAAVMAWPGAITALALALLNLAVDGTWTPLTAYGWGLLLALALLSHALGQGLVAKAVLRLPASFSAVGMLSEPLFAALIAWAVLGEAVTSLQGLGGVIILAGIAISRPLPDRALARPLAQGLG, from the coding sequence TTGAGCACCGTCAGGCGGTGCTATAACGCCGCCATGAGCCTGCGCCTCGCTGTCGTCCTGCTTTTCGCGGGAACCTTCGCCATCGCCTTTTCGCCAACCTTCGTGCGGTTGAGCGAAATCGGGCCAGTCGCGACCGCAGTCTACCGGGTGGCACTCGCGCTGCCAGTGCTATTCCTGCTTGTCGCCATGGGCGGCAAGGACGGCCGGGCGCGCCCCGAGACGCGCGGCGATTGGCTCGGCGTCATCCTGGCCGGGCTGTTTTTTGCGGGTGATCTGGCGTTTTGGCACTGGTCGATCGCCAACACCTCGGTCGCCAACGCCTCGCTGTTCGCCACCTCGACACCGATCTTCGTGACACTGGCCGCCTGGCTCCTGCTCGGCGAGCGTATCAGCCGGCGCTTTTTGATAGGCCTCGCCCTCGGCATCGCCGGCGGGCTGCTGCTGGCGGGCTCGTCGGTGCAAACCAACCCGGCGCACCTGTTCGGCGATCTCATGGGGCTGGTTACGGCGATGTTCTTTTCGGCCTATCTAATCACCATCAAGCGTCTGCGTGAGCGCCTCAGCGCCGCCGCGGTCATGGCCTGGCCGGGCGCGATCACCGCGCTGGCCTTGGCCCTGCTCAATCTCGCTGTAGATGGCACCTGGACACCGCTGACTGCATACGGCTGGGGCCTCTTGCTGGCGTTGGCGCTTTTAAGCCACGCCCTGGGCCAGGGGCTGGTAGCAAAGGCGGTGCTCCGCCTACCAGCTTCGTTTTCCGCTGTCGGCATGCTGAGCGAGCCGCTGTTCGCGGCATTGATCGCCTGGGCAGTGCTCGGCGAGGCGGTGACATCGCTGCAAGGGCTCGGCGGGGTCATCATACTGGCCGGAATCGCCATCAGCCGGCCATTGCCCGACAGAGCACTGGCGCGACCGCTGGCGCAAGGTTTAGGCTAG